In the genome of Mytilus edulis chromosome 3, xbMytEdul2.2, whole genome shotgun sequence, one region contains:
- the LOC139515289 gene encoding uncharacterized protein → MKRSGNDFDDGAVVVKNGVYGSDYDIGVGSVVSYGDYFNKYHGLKISDSRFSYGGHAYTLKCGLQRFYNLWGNCWSSYHSRSVCFGRLRKQHLFDVYSGDVFYGDDYDVGVGSVISYGDYFNKYHGFKISDSRFSYGGHAYTLKCGLQRFYNLWGNCWSSYHSRSVCFGRLRKQHLFDVYSGDVVYGDDYDLGVGSVVSYGDYFNKYHGFKISDSRFSYGGHAYTLKCGLQRFYNLWGNCWSSYHSRSVCFGRLRKQHL, encoded by the exons atgaaaagaagcg gtaACGACTTTGATGATGGGGCAGTGGTAGTGAAGAATGGAGTTTACGGTAGCGATTACGATATTGGGGTAGGGTCCGTAGTAAGTTATGGAGATTACTTCAACAAATACCATGGATTAAAAATCAGTGATAGCAGATTTTCATACGGAGGACATG CATACACACTGAAATGTGGACTACAAAGATTTTACAACTTATGGGGTAATTGCTGGTCTAGTTATCATAGCAGAAGTGTCTGTTTTGGTAGACTCAGGAAGCAACATCTATTTGATGTTTACTCCGGAG atgtaTTCTATGGTGACGATTACGATGTGGGTGTAGGTTCCGTAATAAGTTATGGGGATTACTTCAACAAATACCATGGATTCAAAATCAGTGATAGCAGATTTTCATACGGAGGacatg CATACACACTGAAATGTGGACTACAAAGATTTTACAACTTATGGGGTAATTGCTGGTCTAGTTATCATAGCAGAAGTGTCTGTTTTGGTAGACTCAGGAAGCAACATCTATTTGATGTTTACTCCGGAG atgtaGTCTATGGTGACGATTACGATCTTGGTGTAGGTTCCGTAGTAAGTTATGGGGATTACTTCAACAAATACCATGGATTCAAAATCAGTGATAGCAGATTTTCATACGGAGGACATG CATATACACTGAAATGTGGACTACAAAGATTTTACAACTTATGGGGTAATTGCTGGTCTAGTTATCATAGCAGAAGTGTCTGTTTTGGACGACTCAGGAAGCAACATCTTTGA
- the LOC139515288 gene encoding uncharacterized protein, giving the protein MDVVYGDDYNEGVGSVVSYGDYFNNYHGFKISDSRFSYGGHAYTLKCGLQRFYNLWGNCWSSYHSRSVCFGRLRKQHLFDIYSGDVIYGDDYDVGVGSVVSNGDYFNKYHGFKISDSRFSYGGSAYTLTCGLQRFYNLWGNCWSTYHSRKVCFGRLRKQHLFDIYSGGCRLSR; this is encoded by the exons ATGG atgtaGTCTATGGTGACGATTATAATGAGGGTGTAGGTTCCGTAGTAAGTTATGGGGATTACTTCAACAATTACCATGGATTCAAAATCAGTGATAGCAGATTTTCATACGGAGGACATG CTTACACTCTGAAATGTGGACTACAAAGATTTTACAATTTATGGGGTAATTGCTGGTCTAGTTATCATAGCAGAAGTGTCTGTTTTGGACGACTCAGGAAGCAACATCTATTTGATATTTACTCCGGAG ATGTAATCTATGGTGACGATTACGATGTTGGCGTAGGTTCCGTAGTAAGCAATGGGGATTACTTCAACAAATACCATGGATTCAAAATCAGTGATAGCAGATTTTCATACGGAGGTTCAG CTTACACATTAACATGTGGACTACAACGATTTTACAACTTATGGGGTAATTGCTGGTCTACTTATCATAGCAGGAAGGTCTGTTTTGGACGACTCAGGAAACAACATCTCTTTGACATCTACTCCGGAG